One Nicotiana tomentosiformis chromosome 4, ASM39032v3, whole genome shotgun sequence genomic window carries:
- the LOC138910329 gene encoding uncharacterized protein — MELVSPMRNIKEARFPRPMRSDSNQRDPNLWCEYHETNNHRIGDCRHLGEKVATLMKNNHLREFLSDRAKNNYGCNRDNAEPSKAGKVPPHQMINMIFEGNEINGVTFSAAKNTKVSITHSKRLREDDITFTKEDADGLLLPHKDALVISLNVLDFKIKRVLVDP, encoded by the coding sequence atggagttggtgtcacccatgagaaatattaaagaggcacgattcccgagacctatgagatCTGATTCcaaccaaagggatcctaacttatggtgtgaataccatgagACGAACAACCACCGAATaggggactgccgacacctcGGGGAAAAGGTGGCAACACTAATGAAGAATaatcacctcagagaattcttgagtgaccgagctaagaacaattatggttgTAACAGAGACAACGCGGAACCTTCAAAAGCAGGAAAAGTACCCCCACACCAaatgatcaatatgatcttcgaagggaatgagattaacggggtcaccttttctgCAGCGAAGAATACgaaagtatcgataactcatagtaaaagactccgggaggacgatatcactttcacgaaGGAGGACGCAGACGGATTGCTGTTACCACACAAagatgcactggtaatttctttaaatgtgttggattttaagattaaacgtgttctagtggatccatgA
- the LOC138910330 gene encoding uncharacterized protein, translating into MPDQLSNIKEVQRLTRRLAALNRFISRSSKKCHSLFTLLKRKNNFEWTLEWKQALRDLKNYLSIPSLLSKPKEGETLLVYLAVSEVANILHKPELLGRLAKWGIEMSEFDIIYKPRTAIKSQVLADFVADFSLGLLPLATKEAVMVSESTSGVWTLFTDGASKVKGSGLGIFLITPSGETLRQAITMIPLTNNEAENEGLDSEVIEIKCDSQLVIN; encoded by the exons ATGCCGGATCAATTGTCAAACataaaggaagtccaaaggctcacaagaagattagcagctttgaacaggttcatttcccggtcgtcAAAAAAATGTCATAGCTTATTCACACTGCtcaaaaggaaaaataatttcgaatggacatTGGAGTGGAAGCAAGCTCTGAGGGACCTGAAGAATTACTTGTCAATCCCTTCATTGCtatcaaaaccaaaagaaggtgaaacattgtTAGTCTACCTCGcagtttcagaagttgcg AACAttctccataaacccgagctcttggGAAGATTGGCTAAATGGGGCATTgaaatgagtgagttcgacataatatataaaccaaggactgcaattaagtcgcaagtcttggctgacttcgtcgCCGATTTTAGTCTAGGACTactgcctctggcaaccaaggaggcagtaatggtgtcggaatcgacatcaggggtttggaccttatttacggatggagcttccaaaGTAAAAGGGTCTGGACTCGGAATattcttaatcacgccttcgggggaaaccttaaggcaagccatcacaatgatccctttaactaacaatgaagcagagaaTGAGGGACTTGATTCTGAggttatcgaaatcaaatgtgactcgcaGCTGGTGATAAattag